The bacterium DNA segment TCAGTGCATAATGAATATCTTTTTTGCCTCTCCCAAATCTTTTAAGAATTTTTAACTTTACCAACTCTGAAAGGTCCCTCGTGGCAGTTGCTTTAGAAACACCAGTTATCCTTTGATACTCTCTATTCGTTATCCTTCCTTTTTCTTTTACATACAAAACAGCCTTTATCTGCCTTTCATTAAGTCCCATTTTTTCTAAAAACTCTTCGTTATATATGTCTTTCCAGAAAATCACAGAAAAACCGCCTGATTCCTCCCTAAATTCAGGTTCAGGAAATCCCCAATTTCTGCAAATTTCCGCCATTCTCACTGTCCCAGTGCCCCATCTCTCAATCAACCCAGCATAATAAAACACCATTGCAAGAAGTTTATTTCGTAATTTAGAAGGGTGCTCTTTTTTAAGCATTTCCACAGTTAATCCTTCTGGCAGTTTCCCTGGATTCCAGAACCATATATGGTCATCATATATTTTGATTTGAATATCCGCTGAATCTAAATAGTCCCTATGTATCAAAGCATTTATACAAGCTTCTCTAATCGCTGTTATCGGATATTCCCATACTTCTTTCCTCTCGATATCATTTATCTCGAACTTAACATTAATATTTTTCTTTATTGCTTTGATAATCCCTTCAACCTGCTCAAAAAGATTTCCTCTAATTTCCACAGCATCAATAATCTCGATGGGCGTCTTAAATCTTCCGACCCTAACGAAAGAATTCAGAAAATATCGCT contains these protein-coding regions:
- a CDS encoding putative DNA binding domain-containing protein; protein product: MSMKEIESHSVEFKRYWRDEYLKILCAFANSNGGVLWLGVKNDGTPIGLENVDKLLEELPNKIRNKLSITPTVMLEGTMDKKVIKIEISPSDIPISYNGKFYVRSGSTTQELQDFELLRFIMRRQGLSWDAMPSDVDAEEIDRETVDKFVEMAKSRLSISKADSAKRILENLELIKNGKLTNAAVLLFTKEPQRYFLNSFVRVGRFKTPIEIIDAVEIRGNLFEQVEGIIKAIKKNINVKFEINDIERKEVWEYPITAIREACINALIHRDYLDSADIQIKIYDDHIWFWNPGKLPEGLTVEMLKKEHPSKLRNKLLAMVFYYAGLIERWGTGTVRMAEICRNWGFPEPEFREESGGFSVIFWKDIYNEEFLEKMGLNERQIKAVLYVKEKGRITNREYQRITGVSKATATRDLSELVKLKILKRFGRGKKDIHYAL